A region from the Salvia splendens isolate huo1 chromosome 15, SspV2, whole genome shotgun sequence genome encodes:
- the LOC121766368 gene encoding uncharacterized protein LOC121766368, whose translation MSSFARHQNGGCIDGISVKEYDDSATANTFPQTQSDCYDAGKEFGEPDILPRIGDEYQAELPPLIRKPIHMPYTETGLHSLQDFFMGLSIPLIWIDLGKSDGPQTVQGSRHPSHKNVIEVGTLCNGDSEPSHNSVKGVVKSLPVVVNIPMCIDEGHRLVPGLPSERWNDAEKASFLLALYLFDKNFVEVRRFVGSKGMGAILLFYYGEFYGSDAYRRWSEGQKSKSKKCVYGQRIFSGSRQQEFLSRLLSRVSEECKSALLEVSRTFAEDKISLVDYVSTLKDTVGMDLIVKAVAIGSGKQDLTGMALESVRSNHVTRSEIPAGKACSALTTDEINKFLSGDYRLSKARSNDLFWEAVWPRLLARGWHSEQPDNQGYAAGSKCLVFLLPGVKKFSRRKLVKGDHYFDSVTDVLSKVSKDPGLIELESDEANGYQDMKNDEPTDDAKMIEDENHLPSRQRHSYLQPRTPNRSADAIKFTVVDTGLPVGKIRELRTLPQEIPSNMISLDAAEEKKMAEPDPTGKSGPKKLASRKNRDDNGSRLDIHPNVGKPSAPPKRKDLNDNQKPRKVSKPVPSRKQKQGDADNVAPISKRCKKLSSNTHEEPRDGVLLHPHSTTTVPRFEKGVSFSSSGVHESTGTTQVSSLQDKLSPSRSSRGSQKESTGYPEPQLLIDLNLPHVPLEIENNYFAPNLPNEPDIQPVQLHILGLAAPSPVEASSEQQSVVNTRRLSTRYRPPTTRALEAVAGGYLSVSRRKKGRDTSSLDAQPPRSSQQPRSRPGPRESPISSMASPSQIAEAHRGASTSGTSNTYKKNYDPPQPNQDKPAPRQQQQQQQQQSELINKKGIV comes from the exons ATGTCTTCATTTGCTCGACATCAGAATGGAGGTTGCATTGATGGCATTTCTGTTAAAGAGTATGACGACTCTGCTACAGCCAACACCTTTCCTCAAACTCAGTCAGATTGTTATGATGCGGGCAAGGAATTTGGGGAGCCTGATATTCTTCCGCGTATAGGAGATGAGTATCAGGCCGAGCTTCCTCCACTAATTAGAAAGCCCATTCACATGCCctacactgaaactggactccATTCCCTCCAAGATTTCTTCATGGGGTTGTCAATACCACTAATTTGGATTGATCTTGGGAAAAGTGATGGCCCTCAAACTGTTCAAGGCTCCAGACATCCATCTCATAAGAATGTGATTGAAGTGGGGACTTTGTGCAATGGTGATAGTGAACCTTCACACAATTCTGTGAAGGGGGTAGTAAAGAGTTTACCAGTTGTAGTGAATATACCAATGTGCATTGATGAAGGTCATCGTCTGGTTCCCGGATTACCCAGTGAAAGATGGAATGATGCTGAAAAAGCGAGTTTCCTCCTCGCATTATACTTGTTTGATAAGAACTTTGTTGAAGTGAGGCGGTTCGTTGGAAGTAAAGGGATGGGTGCAATACTCTTGTTCTACTACGGAGAATTTTATGGCTCTGATGCATACCGTAGATGGTCAGAAGGTCAGAAGTCAAAGAGCAAGAAATGTGTTTATGGGCAGAGGATATTCTCCGGGTCGAGGCAGCAGGAATTCTTGTCTAGGTTGCTCTCTAGAGTCTCTGAAGAATGCAAAAGTGCTTTACTCGAG GTCTCTAGGACGTTTGCAGAAGACAAAATATCATTGGTCGATTATGTCTCTACTCTGAAGGATACAGTGGGGATGGATCTCATCGTAAAAGCTGTTGCCATTGGTTCGGGCAAGCAAGACCTCACGGGGATGGCCTTGGAATCTGTGAGGTCGAACCATGTGACCCGGTCGGAGATACCAGCAGGGAAAGCATGCTCGGCGCTTACAACTGATGAAATCAATAAATTTTTGAGTGGAGACTACAGATTGAGCAAAGCTCGTTCCAATGACCTGTTCTGGGAGGCCGTGTGGCCACGTTTGCTTGCACGAGGCTGGCATTCGGAGCAACCTGATAACCAGGGTTATGCTGCTGGTTCGAAGTGTTTGGTTTTCCTTCTTCCCGGTGTTAAGAAGTTCTCGAGAAGAAAGCTGGTGAAGGGTGATCACTACTTCGACTCAGTCACTGACGTGCTGAGCAAAGTTTCAAAAGATCCCGGCTTGATTGAGCTTGAAAGCGACGAAGCAAATGGCTACCAGGACATGAAGAATGATGAGCCGACTGATGACGCGAAGATGATAGAAGACGAGAACCATCTGCCTTCAAGGCAGCGACATTCGTATCTGCAGCCTCGGACTCCCAATCGCAGCGCGGATGCCATCAAATTCACTGTGGTGGATACTGGACTCCCCGTTGGCAAGATAAGAGAGCTGAGGACCCTTCCTCAGGAAATCCCGAGCAATATGATCTCTCTCGATGCTGctgaagagaaaaaaatggcTGAACCTGACCCGACGGGTAAATCTGGACCGAAGAAGCTTGCAAGCAGAAAAAATCGCGATGATAATGGTTCGCGCCTTGATATTCATCCCAATGTTGGCAAACCATCGGCCCCACCAAAGAGAAAGGACTTGAACGACAACCAGAAACCTCGAAAGGTATCGAAACCAGTTCCAAGCCGGAAGCAGAAACAAGGCGACGCCGATAATGTGGCTCCCATCAGCAAACGTTGCAAGAAATTAAGTAGCAACACTCACGAGGAACCAAGAGATGGAGTGCTTCTCCACCCTCACTCGACCACCACTGTGCCTAGGTTTGAAAAAGGAGTGTCCTTCAGCTCCTCAGGCGTGCACGAGTCTACTGGGACAACTCAAGTGAGCTCGTTGCAGGATAAGTTGTCGCCTTCCAGATCATCGAGAGGTAGTCAGAAGGAGAGCACTGGATACCCTGAACCCCAGTTGCTGATTGATCTGAACCTGCCTCATGTACCCCTGGAAATCGAGAACAACTACTTCGCTCCAAATCTGCCAAACGAGCCTGATATTCAGCCGGTCCAGCTACATATCCTTGGTTTAGCAGCACCTTCACCTGTTGAGGCTAGTTCTGAGCAGCAATCTGTTGTTAACACACGGAGGCTGAGCACAAGGTATCGCCCCCCAACAACACGGGCGCTGGAGGCTGTAGCAGGTGGATATCTGAGTGTAAGCCGTAGGAAGAAGGGCAGGGACACGAGCTCACTCGATGCACAGCCACCAAGATCTTCACAGCAACCCCGTTCTCGGCCTGGCCCAAGAGAATCTCCCATAAGTTCCATGGCTTCCCCTTCCCAGATCGCTGAAGCTCACAGAGGTGCAAGTACAAGTGGCACCTCGAACACATACAAGAAAAACTACGATCCACCACAACCTAATCAAGACAAACCAGCTCCcagacagcagcagcagcaacagcagcagcagtCTGAGCTCATAAATAAAAAAGGGATTGTTTGA